The sequence below is a genomic window from Campylobacter ornithocola.
AAGTTGCATCTTTAACTTTATAAGCCATAATGACTGTTTTTATCGCGTTAATTAATTTTCCATTTTTTCCGATCAACTTACCAGTATCAGATGGATCGACATAAATGATAATTTCAGCAAAATTGTTTTCTAAATTTTGTCTTTGTATATCAACTTTTTCAGGAAAATCAACAATTAATTTTGCATATTCTCTTAAAAAATTCTCAACCATTTTTATTTGCTTGTAATAGCTGCTACTCTATCGCTTAATTTAGCACCTACGCTTTTCCAATAAGCTAAACGCTCAGCATCAAATTTTACCACTTCAGGCTCAACCATAGGATTGTAATATCCAATGCTTTCTATCCAGCTACCATCACGTCTTTTTCTGCTATCAGTTACAACTATACGATAAAATGGTCTTTTTTTACGTCCCATTTTTGTAAGTCTGATTACTGTCATTTTAATACTCCTAAAAAAATTAAAATTTTGTTATAGATATTTTAACTCATATATCCATAAAAAAGTTTTAATCATTGCGGTCTTTTAGCTTGCTGCAACATATTCATAAAATTTTCCATTCCTTTTTTGTTTGAAAATTTCTTTGCCAGCTTAGCTGCATTACTAAATTGTTTTAAAAAGCGATTTACTTCCATTTGAGACAAACCAGCACCCTCTGCAATACGACGCTTTCTTGCATTATTTAGCAAATCAGGATTTTCTCTTTCTTTTGGTGTCATTGATGAAATCATTGCCTTGATATGAATAATTTCTTTAGAATTATCCAAGTCAATATCTTTAATATTTGCTGCCATAGATGATAAGCCAGGTATCATACCAATGATTGATTTCATGCTACCAAGTTTTTTAACGCTTTCCATTTGATTTAAAAAATCATTAAAATTAAATTCGCCTTTTTTAATTTTCTTATTAAGTTTTTTTGCTTCTTTTTCATCAATAATCGCTGCAGTTTTTTCAGCCAAAGTCGCTAAATCACCCTCACCCATGATACGATTAACAATTCTATCAGGGATAAACACTTCTAAATCAGCTACTTTCTCACCAACACCAATAAATCTTAAAGGCACACCAATTTGTTTAGCTATGCCTAGCGCAACACCGCCTTTAGTATCTGCATCAAATTTACTTAAAATAACCCCAGTAATTTCTAAAGCTTCATTAAAGCTACTTGCTGTTTTAACACCATCTTGACCACTCATAGCATCAGCTACATAAAATACTTCATCAGGATTTAAAATAGCTTTTACTTCTTTAAGCTCATTCATCAAAGCTACATCAATCGCTAAACGACCGGCAGTATCTACAAGCAAAACATCATACATGGAATTTTTTGCTTTTTCTAAAGCTTGTTTAGCTACATTTAAAGGATTGCTTTCATTTTCTATGAAAAACAAATCAAGCTCATTAGCTTGGGTAAGTTGTCTTAGTTGTTCTACCGCAGCTAATCTTTGCAAGTCACATGCAGCAATTAGTACTTTTTTATTTCTTAGCTTTAAGTAATTGGCAATTTTTACCGTAGTAGTAGTTTTACCACCACCTTGCAAACCACACATCAAAACAACCGTAGGTGGTTTACTAGCAAATACAAAACCTTGATTTTTACCTTTAACACTAAGAATTTCTTCTAAATTTTTCTTAATTGAGTCTAAAAATTGTTTTTGGCCTATGCCATTAGTTTTTACATCATTTTCTACTAAAATAAGTAACTCTTTAGTAACTTTATGATGCACATCTGCTTTTAAAAGGGCTTTTTTTAAAGTGTCAAGAGCATTTTTTAAAGCTTTTTCATCATCAACAAAACGAAGTTTATTAACTGCGGATTTAAATGACTCACTAACTATCTCAAACACTTTATTTTCCCTTTTATTAAAATTTTAAAAAGCTAAATTATAAACCCTTTTAGCTTTAAACGCCTTTAAAAATTTAAATTTTTTATTTCAAAACCATAAGCATTGAAGCTCTCATCAAGCAAGGCTTTAAATTGATAATCAAAAATATGCGTTTCATAAGAATGCAAATACATCCTAGAAGAGCTAATTTTTGCATATTTTTCATCACCTATAATACCATGTTTTATATGATTTAAATGCACTCTGATTTGATGCGTTCTACCTGTTTTAATGACCGCTTTTATTAAGGTTTTTTTAGCATTTACCATTAAAGGTACAATTTGAGTATGAGCTTCTAAACCAAATTTATCGATTTTACTAAAGGCTCCAGATTTATTTTTTATAGTAGTTATTTTTTCACAAATTTCAAGTTCTTCAGCAATCACTCCATCAACAATAGCTAAATAACTTTTATAAACATTTTGCTTTTTATATTCTTGAATACATTTTAATCTAAATTCCTCATCTTTGCTTAAAAGCAAAACCCCACTTGTTTCTTTATCAAGTCTGTTAATAAGTTTTGCACCAAAAACATTCTCTAAGTTTTCGCTAATTTCTCCATAAGGCTTATTTAAAGCTATGATTTTATCATCTTCAAAAAGCATTTTTGCTTTTTTTATTTTTTGCACAACAAATCTTGTTTTAGAACTCATCAAAGCTCTAGCTATAACAACCTTTTTGCCCATAGCAAAAACACAGCCTTTGTCAATCAAATCTTTTGCTGCGTTATTAGAAATTTTTTCTTGCATTGCAAGCAATTTATAAGCTTTTTCTTGCATCTAAACCTTCTTTTATACTTAATATAACTTCACTTAAATCACTTTGTTCTTTAATCTGTGCTTGTGATATTTTTTGCTTTAAAAAATTATTTATATCTTTTACATTCTCACAAATATACAAACCATCAACTTCTTGATATAAACTTTCTTGATTAAAATAATATTTCCCTGAAATAATAATATTATTCCATCTAGCTGCTTCTATAGGATTATGTCCACCTATATTGTTTATAAAAGAGCCACAC
It includes:
- a CDS encoding pseudouridine synthase family protein translates to MQEKAYKLLAMQEKISNNAAKDLIDKGCVFAMGKKVVIARALMSSKTRFVVQKIKKAKMLFEDDKIIALNKPYGEISENLENVFGAKLINRLDKETSGVLLLSKDEEFRLKCIQEYKKQNVYKSYLAIVDGVIAEELEICEKITTIKNKSGAFSKIDKFGLEAHTQIVPLMVNAKKTLIKAVIKTGRTHQIRVHLNHIKHGIIGDEKYAKISSSRMYLHSYETHIFDYQFKALLDESFNAYGFEIKNLNF
- the ffh gene encoding signal recognition particle protein codes for the protein MFEIVSESFKSAVNKLRFVDDEKALKNALDTLKKALLKADVHHKVTKELLILVENDVKTNGIGQKQFLDSIKKNLEEILSVKGKNQGFVFASKPPTVVLMCGLQGGGKTTTTVKIANYLKLRNKKVLIAACDLQRLAAVEQLRQLTQANELDLFFIENESNPLNVAKQALEKAKNSMYDVLLVDTAGRLAIDVALMNELKEVKAILNPDEVFYVADAMSGQDGVKTASSFNEALEITGVILSKFDADTKGGVALGIAKQIGVPLRFIGVGEKVADLEVFIPDRIVNRIMGEGDLATLAEKTAAIIDEKEAKKLNKKIKKGEFNFNDFLNQMESVKKLGSMKSIIGMIPGLSSMAANIKDIDLDNSKEIIHIKAMISSMTPKERENPDLLNNARKRRIAEGAGLSQMEVNRFLKQFSNAAKLAKKFSNKKGMENFMNMLQQAKRPQ
- a CDS encoding KH domain-containing protein; translation: MVENFLREYAKLIVDFPEKVDIQRQNLENNFAEIIIYVDPSDTGKLIGKNGKLINAIKTVIMAYKVKDATSYRITVKAIEE
- the rpsP gene encoding 30S ribosomal protein S16, giving the protein MTVIRLTKMGRKKRPFYRIVVTDSRKRRDGSWIESIGYYNPMVEPEVVKFDAERLAYWKSVGAKLSDRVAAITSK